The genomic DNA AACCGTAGCGCCCTCTTCAACTTTTGCGGTATTCATGACTGCGCCCATACCAGTGGTCACACCACAACCCAATAAGCACACCTCTTCAAGTGGTGCTTCAGGGTTCACTTTTGCCAATGAAATTTCAGGCAAGACTGTGTACTCAGAGAAAGTAGATGTGCCCATGTAATGGAAGATATCAACGCCATCTTTTGAAAAACGCGTGGTGCCATCAGGCATCAAACCTTTACCTTGAGTTTCACGAATTTTCTGGCAAAGGTTAGTTTTGCCTGACTTACAGAACTTACACTCGCCACACTCTGGTGTGTATAAAGGAATAACATGGTCGCCGACTTGCACGCTAGTCACGCCTTCACCAATAGACTCAACAATCCCGCCGCCTTCATGGCCTAGAATACACGGAAAAATACCTTCAGGATCGTCACCCGATAGCGTGAATGCGTCGGTATGACACACACCAGTGGCAACCATCTTGACGCGCACTTCGCCTTTTTGAGGCGGCATAACATCTACGATTTCCATAGTGAGTGGCTGGCCTACGGCCCAAGCGACTGCGGCTTTAGATTTAATTGTCTGTGCTGTCATCTTAAATTCCTAGATTGATAGAGTGTATAAACGGTCTTATCTGAACCAGCGCCGTAATGAATATGCGAGCATTATAGCGGGGACTTAATAAATGATAATCCCACCATTACGCAATTTACTTTTACCGTACGGTAATAATAATGTGTATTTTATTATCTGACGAACATGCGGCTATCAATATCAAACCCAGCCTAACACCGCACTTAACGTAATTGACTATCTTTACTGCCTCTGCGATTAAACAGTGCCATGTTACCGTGCCGTTTATCTCGCTCGCTTTGACATTCAACACACAAACGAACGCCTTGAACAGCTCGTCTACGCGCCTCGGGAATGGGTTTATCGCACTCTTCACAGTCGAACAGACTTTGTCCAACGGATAATTCACTGCGAATATGCGCCACTCCATCTTCGATACTATTATCGATTTGATCTTGCACTGCCCCGTCGCGGGCCCAACCACTTGCCATTTAGACTCCTTCATTTACTCAGCAAACAGCAAAGAACCTTGCTCAACTGCAGCACCAAGTAGATTTAAAGTTTAGAAGCTAACAGGCGTATTGCCATGTCAATTTTGTTGGGTGAATTATACTCAACTGACTTGGTTTGATAATGCACTCAATCTGAAAATTTCTTTTTCCGTACAGTAACAATCCTCGAGATTGCTGTATCCATCCACTTGTGATGGTAACAATTGTGGGCATCTGAATATCATTGTTGAAAGTTAACTGCGGTTTATTACGGTAGCGGTAACAGGGAACGTATTTGGCTTTGGTATCCTCGCAATAAGCGCCTCTCTCACAAGGTGCGTTGTGACCAAACGTCAGCTTAAATGACAATATCAACTCAGCTGCTCTATTAGAGGCATAGAGCACCCAACACGCTAAAAGGTCTTTCCTAATGTTAGGACGAATAAGGATATCTTGTGGTTGTAAGTTTGAGATTTGCTGTACTGCATTGGCCCGGGTCATCATGGTAGACAGCGACGCTAAAATGGCCAAACTGTTTTGTAATTCTTCTTTCGGTGCAAACTCGGAACCAATATCAATTGCAATATCAACACCCATCTCGCGTACCGTATCGGCTGGCATATTGCTGACAGTGCCGCCATCAGCCAGATACTTGCCGTCAATTTCAACCGGTTGCAATATTCTCGGCACCGACGCTTGCATTTCCCTTAATAGGTTACCAGAGTCAAGCATTGCATCACTAGTTCAACACCCACCAGTAACTGACAAGCACAGCATGCTTATCACCAATGGCTAGCAATCTACAGACGGCCAGCCTACAGAGCAGAACCAGCAGACTAATAACCGAACCAGCAACCCAACGGATATGCCAATAAGTCACGATTAGTTTGAGCTCTAATCACATTTATGAAGGCGTAATTGACTAAGGTAGCAAGTTTGAAGTACTAAACTGTTAACCATGCAACAATTGTGTTAATTTACGCTCTCAAACACTTTGTTTAGTCCTATTTTTGGTAATATGCTTGTCACATTACTGTCACCTGCAAGAATCGAAGCACAGCCCCTAGTTTGAACTCTAACCATTGTTAGTTAAAGGCTCGTGCGCAACAAACTCTCAAATCGAGCACGGAGCTCTTATGAAAAGTATAATTTTGATTGGCGGATTACTGCTTAGTACCGCGACACATCAAGTCTTTGCCGAAGAGCAATGCGGTAAAGTCACCATCGCAGATATGAACTGGAGTTCAGCTTCATTAATCGCCAATGTGGATCGCTTTATTTTAGAACATGGTTACGGTTGCGAAGCAGAGTTAATCCCTGGCGATACGATGCCAACGAGCACCTCAATGGTTGAAAAAGGAGAGCCTGACATCGCGCCTGAGATCTGGAGCAATAACGTTAAAGATCTTATCGAACGAGGCATCAAGGAGAAGCGCTTAGCAATTGCAGGTAAATCACTCTCTGATGGCGGCGAAGAAGGTTTCTGGGTACCCAAGTATATGGTCGATAAAGACCCAAGCCTGAAAACCATCGCGGGTATTATTGCCAAAGTAAAAACCTTTGAGCATCCAGAAGATCCAGATCGTGGTGCTTTTTATGGCTGCCCTGCGGGTTGGGGCTGTCAGATCACCGCTGAAAATCTGTTTCGAGCACTAAAGCTCAGTGATGCAGGGTTTGATCTTGTCAATCCGGGTTCAGGAGCAGGTCTATCAGGTTCCATCGCCCGTGCTTACGAGCGTGAAAAGCCTTGGTTTGGTTATTACTGGGCACCCACTGCAATATTGGGTAAGTACAACATGGTTAAGGTCGATTTTGGTACCGGTATCGATGAAGACCATTTTCGTGACTGTATCTCTAACGTAGAGTGCGCAGATCCTAAAGTTACCATGTACCCATCAGCATTAGTGCAAACGGTTACCACTGCAGCTTTTGCTAAAAAATCAACTCAAGAATTTGAGTATCTTGCTAAACGTTCTATCACCAATGCCCAGATGAACGGCTTGCTGGCTTGGATGGAAGACAATCAGGCTGATGGTAACATCGCCGCCGAGTACTTCCTGATGAAGCATGAAGATATATGGCTTAAATGGGTTCCTGCTGATGTTGCCGAAAAAGTAAAATTGGCAGTCAAAGCACTCTAAATCCGAACAAAACGCGAAGCCAACAAAGCTTCGCGTTTTTGTTTCTCATCTAGATTATTCCGTATAAAAAACGATAGAGGTACCAATGGCTGACTTTTCTTGGCTCAGCAAATTTCCAAAGATGGATCGTGAGACGTTATTGGAAATTCGCAAATATTTAGACAGCACCTTCCGGGACTTTTCCCGTGAGTATGGTGATGTCATCGAGTCTTTCTTTGATCCCTTGCTCGACTTTCTTATCTGGTTTGAAAAGCTGTTGGTACAGTCACCTTGGTGGGCTGTACTGCTGTCAATTACCGCATTAGTTTACTTAACTAGTCGTTCATGGAAATTATCTGTCGGCGTGGTGGTGTCATTTCTACTTATCGGTTATTTCGGTATGTGGGAAAATACCATGCGGACTCTCAGTATCATTACCGTGTGCACGCTATTAGCCATCGTACTCGGCGTACCCATCGGTATATTAATGGCCCGCAGTAATCGAACTCGCTCAATAGTGACGCCGATTTTGGATGTCATGCAAACCATGCCAGCCTTCGTGTACCTTATCCCCGTGGTCATGTTACTCGGTATTGGCAAGGTGCCCGGCGTGATTGCCGTGGTAATTTATGCCATTCCGCCCGTTATTCGACTCACGAATCTCGGGATCCGTCTGGTAGACAAAGAAGTACTAGAGGCTGCTACCGCCTATGGTGCAAGTCCCATGCAACGCCTTATGGGAGTGCAGTTACCACTCGCCTCTCCGACCATTATGGCAGGCATTAACCAGACCATTATGATGGCACTAGGAATGGTCGTTATTGCGTCGATGATTGGCGTCACGGGGCTGGGTCAACCCGTACTCAAGTCAATCACCAACCAATACTTCACCCTCGGACTCTTTAACGGTTTAGCCATTGTCGCGCTAGCCATCATTTTTGATCGCACTTCTCAAGCTTACGCCAAGCGATCTCAGAAACACACCCAGAGTGGAAATCATGACTAATCAATCACCAACGCAGCCACTCATTCAAATTAGAGATCTCTATAAGGTCTTTGGCAAAAAACCCGCTAACGTCATGCCGATGGTTAAAGAAGGTTTATCTAAAGATGAAATTCTAGCTAAAACCGGCCATACCGTGGGCCTTAAAGCCATTAACCTCGACATTCATCAAGGTGAAATTTTTGTCATTATGGGGTTGTCGGGCTCAGGAAAGTCCACTTTGATCCGTCACTTCAATCGCCTTATCGATCCTACTGAAGGGCAGATATTGGTTGAAGGCATTGATGTGATGAAGCTGAATAGCAAAGAGTTGGAGCAATTTCGTCGCAATAAAATGGCGATGGTGTTTCAACGCTTTGGTTTAATGCCTCATCGCACCGTACTGGAAAATGTTGCCTATGGTCTCAGTGTACAAGGGGTAGACAAAGCCAGCAGAAATGCCAAGGCCAATCAATGGCTAGACACTGTTGGTTTGAGCGGATATGAAGCGCAGTACCCTTCGCAGCTATCTGGTGGCCAACAGCAACGTGTGGGCCTAGCGAGAGCGCTGTGCACCGATGCAGAAATTCTGCTGATGGATGAAGCTTTCTCGGCGCTTGATCCCTTGATACGCAGTGAAATGCAAGACCAACTCATAGAGCTGCAAAAAGAGCTGCATAAAACCATTATCTTCATTACTCACGATCTCGATGAAGCGCTGCGCATTGGCGACCGGATTGCGATCCTTAAAGACGGCAATCTGATCCAAGTGGGAGCGCCGGTGGATATCTTGCTCAACCCTGCTGACGATTATGTCGAAGCATTTGTCAAAGACGTCAACCGTCCGCGAGCCCTAACCGTTGAAACCGTGATGAAGCCACCAGCCTTTCGCCTTACCGCCGATACCATCGGTGAAGCGCTCAAGCAGATGAAGCAGATCCCAGCCAACTATGCCTATTACGTTACCGATGAAGGTTTTCAGGGCGTAGTGTGCCAAGAAGCACTGGAAGACGCTGTAAAAACAGATAAAGATGCACCGATGGAAGACTTCCAGGTCGAGGAGATGACCCCGATATCACCAGATGCACTGCTTGAAAGTATTATTCCAACCACAATGGAATCAGACTTTCCCCTGCCCGTTGTCGATGCCGATGGTGACTTGCAGGGTGAGCTTTCACGTTCTCATCTGGCAGGCGTGTTATCAGACTTCTACACGGACGATACCGACAACACCGAATCACAAAAATCAAACTTAACAAACAAGGATAAATGATGAATCGCTATACACTTGCTGCTTCTTGTATCGCCCTTGCATTAGCTGCTAATGCAAATGCCGCCCCGGTAGACGAAGAGCTAAAAGCGCTAAAAGCCCGAATCGAGCAGTTGGAAACTCAACAGCAGAAGGAATCTGAGCAGTTAGTCGTTGCAGAGAAGAAAAAAGAAAACGCCGTCAAATTTGGTGGTGCCGTTCGTGTTAATTACTCTTATGAAGATTATAATGATGATAACGCTGATCGCGGCGGTGATTTTGATTTCGATCTATTTCGCATAGATGTTTCAGGCAATTACGAAGACTTAATTTACTCTGCCCAGTATCGTTGGTTTGAATACATGAATGTGATTCAGCATGCATGGATTGGTTACAACTTTACTGAAGAGCAACAAGGTAAAATTGGTGTCACTCAAGTCCCTTTCGGTATTCTAACTTACGCATCAAATAACTACTTCTTCAGCTCTAACTTCTACTTGGGCTTAGAAGATGACTACGATATGGGCCTAAATTACAAATACACTGGTGAAAATAATCGCCTCGATTTAGCTTTCTACAAAAACGATGAGCAAGGCGGACTTGACGGGTATGTCTCAGACCGTACTGACCGTTACGCATACGATGTTGTCGGTATTCGTTTAGAGGGCGAAGGTGCTTATGATGCTCCAACTGACGGTTATGCCGCTGGCGAAGTAAACACCTTCAACGCGCGCTATGCCCATAACTTCGCATTCAATGATGTTGCTGTTGAACTAGGCGCATCAGTTCAAGCTGGCCAACTTGAAATTGCCAACGGCACCGATGGTGACAACGTTGCAGCCGCAATCCACAGTGTCGTTAACTACGACCGTTGGAATGTTAAGTTGCAATTGACCGATTATAAGTACGACGTTGATGGTATGGATGTTGACCGTATTGTCGTGGCTGCATACCACTTCTATGACTCAATTCCAGCAGAAGCGACGACTTACATCGCTAACGTAGCATACAGCCTACCGGTTAATATTGGACCGATATCAAACCTAACATTCTATAACGACTACTCATTGGTTACTGATAAATCTGCGGATTTAGAAGATACCTTTATGAATGTCACAGGAATGGCGGTAACTGCCGGCGGACTCTACACTTATTTCGACTTTGTTGTCGGTGAGAACCAGCCTTTTATCGGCGGAACGATGGTCGGTAATGGTGACACTAACAAGCGCTTCAATATTAACTTTGGTTACTATTTCTAAGCATTAAAAATAGTATTGATAAGCTAGAGATAGCTTAAGCTAACAAAAAACCGCATCCCTTTAGGAGTGCGGTTTTTTTATTGGAAATAAGTGATGCTGAAGTCTAATAAGTCGTGGTTTACAAGCAGACAACCAATGTGGCACGTCATGTAGCACAGGTAGAAAAACAAAAGGCCTCACATTGCTGTGAGGCCTTTGGCTTGAATGGGTGAGTTGGCCGATAAGCCGGGTCTTGTCGTGGACAGTTATTCATCTAGGCCTGCAATCACTCACAGGCTCAAGCGACCTACCCGGTCCCAACGCGAGCAGCGCCATACGGGACCCTATTTGGTCTTGCTTCGGGTAGAGTTTACCTTGCTACGGACTATTACTAGCCGCACGGTGCGCTCTTACCGCACCCTTTCACCCTTACCAGCCCTAAAGCTGGCGGTCTTCTCTCTGCTGCACTTGTCGTCGGTTCACACCGCCCAGGCGTTACCTGGTACCCTGCTCTTTGAAGCCCGGACTTTCCTCCCCGTTCTTGCGAACGCGGCAACTGTCTAGCCAACTCGGCGCGGAGTATAGCCTAAGCGCAAGCAACAAACCAACTACTTTCACACTTAGTCTCTCGCAATGTGGCTAACGTTAGAGGCCGATCGCTAAACCGTGCTTATAAAGCGCATTCTTTTTAATGCCATAGATCTGCCCAGCAATCGCTGAGGCCTTCTTTAATGGCAAGTCTTCACAAAGCAGTTTTAGTGTTTCAATCACCACGGTAGAGAATTCTGACTCCTCATCACTGCGGTAGCCATGACACATCAACACGATTTCACCGCGTTGCTGGTTAAGGTCATCTTTAACCGTTTGTAGCACATCGCCTACGGGACCAGACAAAAAGGTCTCGAACGTTTTAGTCACTTCGCGTGCCATTACAATTTCACGATCGGCCCCAAGAGCGGCGACCATTGATTCTAAACTGTGGACGATACGGTGCGGTGACTCATAGAAGATTAAGGTGCGTGGATCTTCTTTAAGCGCAGTGAGCTTATCTAAACGTCCTTTCTCTTTAGACGGTAAAAAACCTTCAAAAGTGAAACGGTCTGAAGGTAAGCCTGAAGCGCTCAACGCGGTGATAGCTGCACAAGGTCCTGGCAGTGGGATAACATTAAAGCCCGCTTCACGTACCTGTTTCACTAGGTGGTATCCTGGATCTGAGATCAGGGGTGTACCAGCATCGGAGATAAGTGCCACCGATTCACCATAGCCCAGTTTTTGAATAATCCACTGAGCTCTATCACGTTCGTTATGGTCGTGCAGCGCGGTTTTACGCGTCTCAATACCAAAGTGACTCAGCAACTTACCACTATGGCGTGTATCTTCGCAGGCGATGAGCGATACTTGATTAAGCACCTCAATTGCACGGCTACTAATATCCCCTAAATTCCCGATTGGTGTGGGAACAATGTAAAGCGCGACCGACAGGTCCATATCTACCTCTGTAGTAACTTATAGCAAGAGTTTTTAACAAGACTTTCGCCAAGCGTAAGAGCAGGTTAAACTATTGACAGCATCTTACCAGAGTGAAGACCTGTGTTAAAAAGACTGAATTCAACTAAATTTATCTCAATCGCGATTTTATCTGCAGTTTTGTTCGGTTGTGGTACCTCTACGGCACCCGTAAATACTGAAAAGACACAAGTTTCTTTGTCTGCGGTGACAATGGCTTCATCACAGTATTTGGCGCTAGCCGCCAATGAAAAAAACCGTGAAACTCGTGATAAGTATGTTTTATTGGCAGCACATGCATTTATCAATGAAGGTAATGCCAACACTGCAGACAAGACATTAAAGTCTATCGCACAAGATATGACGCAAAAACCTGAGCTACTCGCAGAGCACAAATATCTTACCGCGCGGGTTTTAGAGGTGATCTCAACGTATGATCATGCGCTGAAAACGCTCGACTATCCTAGCACTTGGACATTGCCAAATTGGCAGTGGGTGAGCTATTACCAATTTAAGGCGCGACTTTATCAGCAGGTCAATCAGCCAATAGAGCAAGTTAGACAGCTGAGTTTATTGAGCCAGTACTTACCGCCGACACAGGCTTACGATGTTAACAATCAAATCTGGCGTTCACTGCAGCCCATTAACGAAAAAACGCTACTCAGTTTTCGCGATGATCGCACCAATCCTATTTTTGCAGGCTGGGTACAGTTAGCGTATATCGCTAAACATTACGCCATTAACCCAAATGATCTGGTTCGCCAACTCGGTAGCTGGCAGCAACTTAACCCTAATCACCCTGCAGCAGCAAAGTTACCAACCGATCTCGAAAAGGCCCTTAACACTAAGCCATATCAGCCTAAAAACATTGCGGTGCTGTTACCTCTCACGGGCCCTAGAGCCGTTGTTGCAGATACCGTAAAGCAAGGTATTATTGCTAATTACATGGCGACCGGCGATGACAGTGTTGCCGTTAATTTTTTTGATACCGCCCTAGGGGCACCGCTGGCTTATCAACAGGCGGTAACGGCAGGCGCTGAGTTTATTATTGGGCCATTACTGCAATCCGAAGTGGAACAGTTACAAGATATGCCCCCCGTTTCAGCAATAACAGCGGTCACCCCGACAACAGCAAGCGAATCAATTGCCGCTAAGAGTATTCCGCAGCTGTACTTAAACCATATTGATAACTTTACCGCACATGATGATAAATTTTTCTTTGCGCTGTCACCCACAGATGAAGCGATTGATGCGGCTCAACGACTGTATAATGACGGCATAGATCAACCCTTACTGTTAGTCAGTAATGATGCCGTCGGCCACCGTATGGCAGAGAGCTTTAGCGATGCTTGGCAACAACTGACGAGTAAGCCTGCCGAGATTCATTACTATGATGCTGGCGATAAAATGAAGGTCACAGTCCAAAAGGCACTGGGCGTTATCGACAGCAAGGAGCGTATTGCGCGCATTAAAGCTATTCTGAAGCCGAAGATTGAAGCTGATTTTCGTTCGCGCCGCGATATCGACGCGATTTATATGATCTCTGCTAGCCGTGATTTAGTCTTATTGAAACCGTTTATTGATGTCAACTTCAGCGTATTTGCACAGCCAGTGCCTCTCTATACCACCAGCCGCAGCCGAGTTGAAAGCAATACGCGTGAAACCGCGACCGAGTTGAATAACCTCACCATTAGCGACATTCCTTGGTTAATCACCCCCAATACCGAAACCCGTATGGTGAATGAGTTATGGCCTAATTGGAGCAACAGTCGCAAACGCTTATACATTATGGGCTATGACGCGCTTGATTTAGTCGGTAAACTTGCACAGATGCGTGCACTGCCTGGCTACCAGTTTTCTGGCCGTAGCGGCACATTATCAGTCCAACCCGACGGCACGATTAATCGTCAATTGAGCTGGGGTCGCTACCAACGAGGTAACTTGCGCCCGCTTTAAACTGACATGTAAATGTCCAACGCTGAGTAACAACACTTCGGGCTTTTGCGCTATATTCAAATACCGCCACAAGGATGCAGCGAATTTGACAGAGAAAACAGCAGTTAAAGGAAAAGCAGCTGAAGTCGCCGCGCGACTATATTTGGAACACCATGGGCTTAAGTTTGTCGAACAAAACGTACGCTATCGTTTTGGTGAAATAGACATTATTATGCGCGATGGTAACGATTGGGTATTCATCGAAGTTAAGTATCGCACCCATAGCCAATATGGTGGAGCCGTTAACGCATTGAGCTTGGCTCAAGTTCGGCGCTTAAGAAAAGCGGCGAGCCATTACATACAATTAAACCGAATCGACGCTATCTGCCGATTCGATGTTATCGCCGCCGATCCCTCTGGCATACAATGGATCCGCGACGCTTTTTAAACCGATTTAATTTTAATTTGCGCGTTTGCTAAAACGCTATATATAGATATAAGGTAACTCCATGTTAGAGCGCATTAAAGACAGCTTTACTGAATCCATTCAAACCAAAATTGATGCTTCAGAAGCATTGCCAGAGTCACTTGCCAAAGCGGCAGAAATGATGGTGAATTGTTTGTTAAATGGCAATAAAATTTTAGCTTGTGGTAATGGCGGTAGCGCAGGTGATGCGCAGCATTTTTCTGCAGAGTTATTGAATCGCTACGAAATAGAGCGTCCACCTTTACCCGCTATCGCACTGAGCTGTGACACATCAACCATTACCGCGATTGCGAATGACTATAGCTACGATGAAATATTTTCTAAGCAAATCATGGCACTGGGTTCTCCTGGTGATATTTTGCTTGCTATCTCAACCAGCGGTAACTCTGGTAACGTGATTAAAGCGATGGAAGCTGCACTTAGCCGTGATATGACCATAGTGTCGTTAACCGGAAAAGACGGCGGCGCTATGGCTGGCTTATTAAGTGTCAATGACGTTGAGGTTCGTGTGCCGTCAAATGTGACCGCCCGTATCCAAGAAGTACACTTACTTGCGATTCATTGCTTGTGTGACAACATTGACCGCACGCTATTCCCGCAGGACGAACCCGCATGATAAAGCGGCTGCCAATAATTGCCATACTGCTCATGCTACAAGGCTGTGCAGGCGCTGTAATGGTGGGTGCTGTTGGTGGCGCTATGATGGTCAATGATGAACGCAGTTTCCAAACTCAGCTGGATGACACCAATGCAGATTTCAATATCTCCAGTGCGCTGTCATCTCATGATGATCTCAAAAACCAAGCGAACGTAACCGGTGTGGTGATGAACAGCAACGTATTGATGATAGGCCAAGCGCCCAACTCAATGCTGAGAGATAAAGCCATTCGGACCGTGCAAGATCTTAAGATTGGCGGCAAGATCCATAATCAAATTCGCATAGGAAACCCTACTTCCTTTACCACTCGAAGTAACGACACCTGGATAACCACCAAGGTCAAAAGTCGAATGCTCAGTGAGGATAATCTTGATGTGACCAACATTAAAGTGGTGACCGAGAACGGTGAAGTATTCTTGATTGGGTTAGTTAAGCGACAGCAAGCCGAGCTTGCTGTGGATGTTGCGCGTAATACTGCTGGTGTACGTAAAGTGATTAAGGTATTTGAGTACACCGACTCATAACCTTAATCGACTCTGTGACTACACTAGCTTAAAAGATCATCGTGCATTATGTTCGATGATTTTTTTTGCATGGTTATTTTGTGACTTAACCAAGGAATAATAAGCGACGGTAGTACAATAAAAGCAGCCCCAACCCAGCTTAATGCATCCAGCCACTCCTCGAATAACAACCAACCGAAAAACACGCAAAACAATAATCCACTGTACTCAGCAATCGCGACTTTACTCGCCTCTGCACGTCGATAAGCCAATACACAAAACCACTGATATGCCAGTAGAAAGCAGTTACTTAATCCCGCTATGGCCACTAATTGCCAGCTTAACCCCTCTAATCCTTGCACGGCAACCATCACCATCACTAACGGAATGCTTAGACTGTTATAGAGTATTAGTGTCACTGTTGGATCTTCTGTCTCCGGTAGTTTTCGCAGTGCTAGTTGGTTAATAGCAAAGGTAAATGCGGCAATAAGTACCGCCACACCAAACCAATTAATCTCACTTGGCCTTAACAAAATTAGAATACCAATAAAGCCAAGTATAGTTGCCAACCACTGCGCTGGCGTGACCTTCTCTTTTAAGAATACACACCC from Shewanella sp. Choline-02u-19 includes the following:
- a CDS encoding BON domain-containing protein, which gives rise to MIKRLPIIAILLMLQGCAGAVMVGAVGGAMMVNDERSFQTQLDDTNADFNISSALSSHDDLKNQANVTGVVMNSNVLMIGQAPNSMLRDKAIRTVQDLKIGGKIHNQIRIGNPTSFTTRSNDTWITTKVKSRMLSEDNLDVTNIKVVTENGEVFLIGLVKRQQAELAVDVARNTAGVRKVIKVFEYTDS
- a CDS encoding DMT family transporter is translated as MRSNVMIGIGLLVFGNLFSALYDVSIKWMPEGSNAATFLLLRQVLSVMMLLPLWFAARRPTTSCLKLHLFRANTGAMGAVCLIMGLMALPMATVSSLFFSAPLIIVLMGCVFLKEKVTPAQWLATILGFIGILILLRPSEINWFGVAVLIAAFTFAINQLALRKLPETEDPTVTLILYNSLSIPLVMVMVAVQGLEGLSWQLVAIAGLSNCFLLAYQWFCVLAYRRAEASKVAIAEYSGLLFCVFFGWLLFEEWLDALSWVGAAFIVLPSLIIPWLSHKITMQKKSSNIMHDDLLS